A stretch of the Rosa rugosa chromosome 5, drRosRugo1.1, whole genome shotgun sequence genome encodes the following:
- the LOC133709458 gene encoding mitogen-activated protein kinase kinase kinase NPK1 — protein MQGLVGLVRESLDFRTSGLVDKIGSSIRKSRIGLFARPPAPRALPPVVPDDDAPPIRWRKGELIGSGAFGRVYMGMNLDSGELIAVKQVSIAASSASKEKTQAHIRELEEEVRLLKNLSHPNIVRYLGTAREADSLNILLEFVPGGSISSLLGKFGSFPESVIRMYTKQLLLGLEYLHKNGIMHRDIKGANILVDNKGCIKLADFGASKKVVELATINGAKSMKGTPYWMAPEVILQTGHSFSADIWSVGCTVIEMATGKPPWSQQYQEVAALFHIGTTKSHPPIPEHLSAEAKDFLLKCLEKEPDFRSAASELLQHPFVTGDYQEPRSALRTSVMEAGNHMATPGTNLKNSMNVSIRRSTCAGLKDICDMGSVRCSTVYPNNISGGSSCWGANNTDDDMCQLDDSDDIMLGSFVKFNSVMASGGLNKSFNPMCEPTDDWQCKFDESLELRKSGMNLPPCQTIHEASSSAGASHKVENEFTFPCGPSVAEDDEEVTEMKIRAFLDEKALDLKKLQTPLFEEFFSTLNAAGPPGAIGNANCDRVSNNLHLPPKSKSPSRAPSRRFSAIVGTVNGSRFGKHTLNVSNASGVHSHILQEIQPPQLSERKGPLDAQKDSLSASASFSELQRRWKEELDEELERKREMKRKAGLGMNTSPSPNNRIISRQREQQWGVFSTK, from the exons ATGCAAGGCCTCGTCGGCTTGGTCCGCGAGTCCCTTGACTTCCGGACCAGCGGTCTCGTCGACAAGATCGGCTCCAGCATTAGAAAATCGCGAATCGGGCTTTTCGCTAGGCCTCCGGCGCCGCGTGCGCTTCCTCCGGTGGTCCCCGATGACGACGCGCCGCCGATTCGGTGGCGCAAGGGCGAGTTGATTGGGTCTGGTGCCTTCGGGCGGGTCTATATGGGGATGAATCTCGATTCCGGAGAGCTTATTGCCGTGAAACAG GTTTCGATTGCCGCAAGTAGTGCTTCAAAGGAGAAGACACAG GCTCATATTCGAGAGTTGGAGGAGGAAGTGAGGCTTCTTAAGAATCTTTCACACCCAAACATTGTT AGGTACTTGGGGACTGCTAGAGAAGCCGATTCGTTGAATATTCTGTTGGAGTTTGTGCCAGGTGGATCCATATCCTCCCTCTTGGGAAAATTTGGGTCCTTTCCCGAGTCT GTTATAAGAATGTACACAAAGCAACTGTTATTGGGCCTTGAATACCTACACAAGAATGGAATTATGCATAGGGACATCAAG GGTGCAAACATCCTTGTTGATAATAAGGGGTGCATTAAACTTGCAGACTTTGGTGCATCGAAGAAAGTTGTTGAACTG GCCACTATAAATGGTGCCAAGTCAATGAAGGGAACTCCGTATTGGATGGCTCCGGAAGTTATTCTCCAGACTGGCCATAGTTT CTCTGCTGACATATGGAGTGTTGGATGTACTGTGATTGAGATGGCTACCGGAAAGCCTCCATGGAGCCAACAGTATCAGGAG GTTGCTGCTCTCTTCCATATTGGAACAACAAAATCTCATCCACCCATTCCTGAGCATCTCTCTGCTGAGGCAAAGGATTTTCTATTAAAATGTCTAGAGAA GGAACCTGACTTCAGGTCTGCTGCGTCAGAACTGCTGCAG CACCCATTTGTCACTGGGGATTATCAGGAACCTCGCTCAGCATTACGCACTTCAGTTATG GAAGCTGGAAACCATATGGCAACACCTGGGACCAATCTTAAGAACTC CATGAACGTTTCGATCAGAAGGTCAACCTGTGCAGGCTTGAAGGATATTTGCGACATGGGTAGTGTAAGGTGCTCAACTGTATACCCCAACAATATTTCAGGAGGGAGCTCCTGCTGGGGAGCAAATAATACTGATGATGACATGTGTCAGCTTGATGATTCTGATGATATAATGCTTGGTTCATTTGTAAAATTTAATTCTGTGATGGCATCAGGTGGATTAAACAAG AGTTTCAATCCCATGTGTGAACCAACTGATGACTGGCAATGTAAGTTTGATGAAAGTCTGGAGTTGAGAAAAAGTGGAATGAACTTGCCCCCTTGTCAAACAATACATGAGGCTTCAAGCAGCGCTGGAGCATCTCATAAGGTGGAGAATGAATTCACATTTCCTTGTGGTCCATCAGTGGCTGAGGATGATGAGGAAGTCACAGAAATGAAAATAAGAGCCTTCCTAGATGAAAAG GCATTAGATCTGAAGAAGCTGCAGACACCGTTATTTGAAGAATTCTTTAGTACTTTGAATGCAGCTGGTCCCCCAGGTGCAATTGGAAATGCAAATTGTGATCGTGTTTCAAATAATCTGCATTTACCTCCTAAAAGCAAGTCACCCAGTCGGGCACCTAGTAGAAGATTCTCTGCAATAGTTGGAACTGTCAATGGTTCACGCTTCGGGAAACACACCCTAAATGTATCAAATGCAAGTGGTGTGCATAGTCATATCTTACAGGAAATTCAGCCGCCTCAGCTTAGTGAACGGAAAGGGCCTCTTGATGCTCAGAAAGATTCACTTAGTGCAAG TGCAAGTTTTTCCGAGTTGCAAAGGAggtggaaagaggagcttgacGAAGAATTAGAGAGGAAGCGAG AGATGAAACGCAAGGCTGGTTTAGGGATGAATACATCACCATCTCCAAACAACCGGATTATTAGTCGACAAAGAGAGCAGCAATGGGGTGTTTTCTCCACAAAATGA